The nucleotide window ttaagttaaaaataaagttaacaaTTCATCTGCCTATACACGGtggcaaataaataagtataagttGCGCAAGAGTCACAAACCAATGGATTCGgttataattacattatttacttttgcTCTGAAGTAAGATCAGCAATTAGTTACGGAATTACACGGAAATTACAGcatgaaatgtttattattctcaTACCTGTTtggaaaagaagaaaaaacaaagatggccgggattcgagctcgggacctccggtgtcgcagacaagcgtactactaGAGGCCGTCAGTTTATTTGTCTGTTGTCTCTTAACGCGTTATCTAATGAACCAATCATCTTGAAATTTTGAGTATACAAATTAAGATTCtgaaaaagatataataatatggttCTCTTCATACTGGTAAAAACtattagttcccgtgggatttgcgaaaaacctgtattgtTTTGTTAGTGGCGCTTAGCTGAAGCTGCAGATAAAACTTATGCTATTAATTATGCTTAAAACTTTCAAGTATAAagctttattgtattttacttaaatgtaCGTAGGTAGTTAGCCATAGGTAGGTACGTACCGCCGCACCGTGGTCTTGCAGTCTTGAAAGggctgttggctatgtctacacCGTTAGGAATAGAGACGTGAtgatgtatttgtatgtatcaaGTATTAGCTTCAATGCTGGTCTCGTAGGTAACGAAGGAAGAAATAGCTCTTTTAACATTGAAATATCTAGAATGTTAATAACGCCATCTGTGAATGATAATTAGCAACAAAGATAGTAAACAGAGCTAAGAgacaagaataaaaatttacgcTTTGATGCTTGATAAACATGACAAGTAGTGTCCTAATAACTcgctagatggcgttaaaaaaataagttttgaggAAAGTTGGGGGCGCAacaagaattattttatacagatATACGAAGGAGAAGGAGTGaacatcaaaatatatatactgtaGTGATATAACTGATATTGATATTAAAGTCTATAATTTCCTATCTTCCATATTGATGAAAAGTGTGGATGAACGAACCGCTAGTTTATTTGATACTGAAAACTTGATTCAATATATTAGTTCTAGCTAATGTTGGTAGATGTCGCCGTCCCTTATTATAACGCGCTATCATTATTTCATGATGGATGCTTATATTTTGAGAAatgaaatatcaatataaaataaaatcattcaattatttcaactaattaaaactttattatattttcttgtagTTTGTTTGATAGTTTTGGTAATTGGTACTGATAATGTATAGAAAAGGTCGTCCAGATTTGACAGATTTCAGTAAATTAATTGATGAAAGTAATAGGAGGCAAGTATTTAAAACACTATGGAAAATAAGTCATCCgtacattaaaaacattaagcAATCTTGGCGCaccatcaaataaaaaataattataaacaacatAATTCTGAAAACTTACATGTCTACATGCATTTTTCATATCAGTTCTTTTTTTCAGAACATTGACAAATGAACTGCAATCCCAAAATGCAGCCAAAAATTCAAACAATGCTCAAATACCTGTTGATAATAATAAGCTGGGGAAACtacattttgaaaacaaagatCTACCAATTACGAGTTACGATAGTAAAAAGCTTCGCTTCAAAACTTTGGTATTGATGAAGAAGAAGCAGGAAACTGTAGATTTGTGTTCTgatgatgaataaaaatttattaaaaaatcagttTGTTGTCAATGCTAGCAGCTTAGCCCGTGATAGAGCTACTTTTTAATagtgaaagaattttcattaTCAGAAGATCAGTTATTCTGAAGATTATCCGAAACAAACAagcaattaaatttacaaattttaccgctaaaaatacctactataaaCTACATTCTTACTTTCAGAGTCAatctatgtacatacataagtacgtatacaaaaaatatgtcttcTCCTTCaaatcatatatataatcacgtcctttGCATATCtcttgggtagacagagccaacagtcttgaaaagactaataggtcacgttcagctgtttggtttaatcatagaattgagaatcaaattagtgacaggttgttagcccatcgcctaaaagaagaatcccaagtttataagcccgtcccttaatcgccttttacgacatttatttcctttaaatcttttcaaatTCTTCAAGCATCGTGAACATCTaaataattccttttttttaaagtgttcATCAATCAAAAATCAGCACATAAATTCAATAGCAAAATGACATGATAACCAATAAATCAGATTTCATGACacgaaatattatatattatgtcgTGTTGATCTTATGTTATCAATGCAAGAATAGTTAGTTGCGCAGACTCTGCTTGAGTGGTAGTGgtggatatatacgtgattatatgtatgtaaagatgtgcccgcgacttcgtccgcgtggaatagttattttgggcaacattgaagccctcaaggatgaataattttccccgtttttttttcacatatttcattacttgttcgctccttatagttgcagcgtgatgttatatagcctaaagccttcctcgataaatggtctattcaacgcaaagagaatttttcaattcgaatcagtagttcctgagataagcgtgttcaaacaaacaaacaaacttttcagctttattatattagtatagatgtacgTACTCGTATTGTATTAAATCTTTACTTAAACTTCACGTTCTTATGGCTATCGGCTCTATTCGTCCTGTTTGAGACTAAGCCTGATATCTGGCACACATAATCATGCTTTCAGTATCTTTTAAAgatgtatatgtaaaaatgttgAGAAAAATCTGGTACTTACTTTAAGTCCAGCTCAATCTGTATGACTTGCCCcgtacatataatttaagagCTACCCCAATCTTAGTCCCCAAGTTCATTAATTGTCTTTCGTCATGTTCAAGACAATAATTTGCCATTCAAATCGAGGGATTGCATTGTAGATGGCTTAATTGGAGGCGAGGCGTGGTAATTAGGTAAATCGGGGGAGAGCACGTCCCGCCGGGCGGGGCGGGGCGGACTATTTGCATGTTAGTCACTTTTTAAGTCCCTTCATTTCGATTTTTAAGTATCTCATACTTGTCGTTTACTAAGAATTTAATGAGAAcaatatgcatacatataatcacgtctatatcccttgcggggtagacagagctaagagattttataaaactggaaggccatgttcaactgtatggctagatgatggagtggtactatttagtgtcaagaaccacacggcactctctTATTTCACCCCCCGTTGGAAAAATACGGACAATCTATACTATACAGGCCTGAGGTCCTATTTGTTAGTACTTTCGTTGCCATTATTGCAGCAAAacgttattgtttatattgtaTGCTTCGAGAaccatataatttaatttgaaaactaaatctatttaaagatatacatacctactcaagagaaagtaaataaatgtaaaatacagACAATATACGTAAATTCTCTTCTTAAACCTCTAAGGTAAACTTTAATGTTAAGTGCACACTCGTGTCTCAGAAACATGACGAGACAAAGTCTTTGGGAAGTGAAGGTTTTGTTGAAAACCTGGTCTACACTCAAAACTAATGAgggaacaaaattattttaccatTCACACTTTtctatttgaattattatttcccggttcctggcaccaaaaaaataaataaaaatgaataggaccactccatctcgttccaatggatgtcgtaaatagcgactaagggatagacttacaaacttgggattcttcttttaggcgacgggttagcaacctgtcactatttgaatctcaattctatcattaagccaaacagctgaacgtggcctatcagtcttttcaagactgttgactctgtctaccccgcaaaggatatagacgtgactatatgtatgtatgtaaaagataaGCGATGTATTCTAGCCTTACACTTCACTTAAAGTTTATTCCACTTGCTTAGTGCCCCGTGTCATGTCCACTCGCGTACCACCGTTCCGTTTCTctggtcagtcagtcagtttatTGGTAGCAGTCACATAGTGAAAATGTTGAGGGTTACAGTGAAACTTTTTGtcttatactcgtatgtaagtTTGAAATTGTCATTGGTGAATTATATTAATCTTGAGAGtccaataattaattaatacttgATTGAATTGATTCATATtgaataacaaaagaaaattttgctgatataatataaatgtgtaGTCGTTCGTTGACACTAAAACCAGGATACAATACCAAGATGACActattgataataatttttatcacttcgggtactacctacctacaaattccataactaatttataagatgtcaAAAGTTTATTAGGAACTGAGTGGATTtggttaataattaaaatgccaTAACAAAAACATGGTTATCATCAGATTTATTTGATcactatataaattaatttcagacTGTGTTCGCTATGCCATCGCAATACGACTCAAATTTGCAAAATAAGGGATGGATTCCTTTATCTGCCGAAGATGTTATGAAGAGAATTGGAAACGCAGGATACTTGTTCGATTACAACACACCCGATTCGTTCCAAGACATGAAGTATTTGAGGGACAATGCTATTAAAGTGGTCACTCCAAGTTATCATGAATTCCTTCAAGAAACCAGGTTGAAGGACTCTTCCaggaagataaataaatgcaacTCAGGTATGTAATCTATagatttatactaatattataaagctgaagagtttgtttgtttgtttgtttgtttgaacgctctaatctcaggaacttctggttcgaattgaaaaattatttgcgttgaatagaccgggcacagctagttaaaaatatatttactcatacaaagatatttttaagaagactgccatagttattttcattcagGGCAagatgttttttaataattgtatatGTCCTTAACTTTTCTACTCATTAAAtaaggttctctgcttaacccaagggaagactgttagataatgctattaagTTCGCTtatgtactttacaaattgtaattgttacaataaagtatcactatcactacatagtataaaacaaagtcgctattttagtctgtttgtctgtatgcttaaatctttaaaattacgcaacggattttgatgcggttttttgtaacaggtagagtgattcaagaggaaagtttttatgtataataacatttataattttgcacccgtgcgaagccggggcgggtcgctagtatataaataaataagatattttcaGAACGAAACATTCGAActtaaaaatgaaagtaaaagGAGTAATATAGAAATTCACCAAAGATTTGCAATAGAGTGTATTGCAAATCTTTTATCTCTCAAACTTATTATATGTTCTTCGTTATATGTGAAAACTTTTCTACATGAAAATtgtttgaattaatatttattttatttcaggtgCTTGTATCCCACAATCGGTGGAAATTATGGAAAATGAATCAGATATTGAcaaattctcaaaaaaaatttctgaTCAAAATACCATTCGTAAACCCAAAGCAATTAAATCTGATACAATAATAGCTAAAAGTGTAATCCATTCACAAGACAGAAATCTGGAAAGTGAACTTAATGgttatcttaaaaaagacaTTAAGGATTTAGTGGACAAGCAAGAAACCAAAAATACATACGAAGTCATTGAAGATATTGATCAATTTAAcacaaatatagaaaaaagtaaCGATAAAACGAAAGAGACCAATCgatatgaaaattttgatacagacaaaaataatCCTCAAAAGAATTTCACAAGCTCTTTCCTTGATATTCTTAATAGAAACAATATTAAGCCCGTAGATCAATCcacaaattatattgaatCTCGCTATAACAGATTAATAATTCCGAAACAGAATTATATGTTTCTACAAATCCCATTGACAGTACCTCAGAGATATAACAGTCCTAATCACTTACCTATTGATCCTTTGGTCGCCGTTTTCTTATCCAATTACGGATATTACCTGCCGAATTATTACGGACAAAGAAACAATTATAGAAATCTGTACGGCTATTTGGCGTCTAATAATAATCACAACAATTTACCTTTCGGAATGTACAAGATATTTTCCGATACGGATTCTTCTTATTAAAAgttgttttcaaaaaaaaattgttttattttatcattacaaACCTTTGTTTGAAGATGAAAACAAGGCaattatatactcgtacatgtTTCTTCCGTAGAAATATCAGCAATCTGCAGTGTTTTAAGACGTAAGTTACTTATTGACTTACAACTgataaggtgccgtgtggttcccgggactttagtataggaccactccatcttgccAGTGCAtatcgtaaaggcgactaacggatataCTTTTAATTCTTAG belongs to Amyelois transitella isolate CPQ chromosome 10, ilAmyTran1.1, whole genome shotgun sequence and includes:
- the LOC106135407 gene encoding uncharacterized protein LOC106135407 — encoded protein: MPSQYDSNLQNKGWIPLSAEDVMKRIGNAGYLFDYNTPDSFQDMKYLRDNAIKVVTPSYHEFLQETRLKDSSRKINKCNSGACIPQSVEIMENESDIDKFSKKISDQNTIRKPKAIKSDTIIAKSVIHSQDRNLESELNGYLKKDIKDLVDKQETKNTYEVIEDIDQFNTNIEKSNDKTKETNRYENFDTDKNNPQKNFTSSFLDILNRNNIKPVDQSTNYIESRYNRLIIPKQNYMFLQIPLTVPQRYNSPNHLPIDPLVAVFLSNYGYYLPNYYGQRNNYRNLYGYLASNNNHNNLPFGMYKIFSDTDSSY